One window of Anaerolineales bacterium genomic DNA carries:
- a CDS encoding HNH endonuclease, with amino-acid sequence MSSSNNDPIRDKIEELVDGKIGPQPTAKQLEEIYSDGKVRYDRKQPPGYSDSNKSQEDKEENKKRDTYIHKNLAFKRIYGDLILWRELIEECKRISAKYVIFITDDEKEDWWWSINSMGKKTIGPRPELIDEICTVAEVKLFYMYNSEKFLEYAKKYLKIRIKTKSIDQVKETKLLNRANSNLRSIAKSALYAPQEGRCFYCNSVLDDDLTYIDHVFPISMGGPNLLWNIVLADPNCNIRKGGRLPNSEHIERLINLHEKVIEKGDSASQLLIEQLGETHLDRKNYILNFYNKLLDQYGSTSEQLQIF; translated from the coding sequence ATGAGTTCTAGCAACAATGATCCTATAAGAGACAAGATTGAAGAACTCGTTGACGGCAAAATTGGACCACAGCCTACGGCAAAACAACTTGAGGAAATATATTCAGATGGCAAAGTTAGATATGACCGTAAACAGCCACCTGGATATAGCGATTCTAATAAATCTCAAGAAGACAAAGAAGAAAACAAAAAACGCGACACTTATATCCACAAGAATCTTGCCTTTAAACGAATATATGGTGACCTGATTTTATGGCGAGAGTTAATTGAAGAATGCAAACGCATTTCTGCTAAATATGTAATCTTCATAACAGACGATGAAAAAGAGGACTGGTGGTGGAGCATAAATTCTATGGGGAAGAAGACAATAGGTCCACGACCTGAACTCATCGATGAAATATGTACTGTTGCAGAAGTAAAGCTTTTCTATATGTACAACTCGGAGAAGTTTCTTGAATATGCAAAGAAATACTTGAAAATAAGAATTAAAACTAAATCAATCGATCAAGTTAAAGAAACCAAGCTGTTAAATCGTGCTAATTCCAATTTGCGGAGTATTGCCAAATCAGCATTATACGCGCCTCAAGAAGGACGTTGCTTTTACTGCAATTCTGTGTTGGATGATGACTTGACTTATATCGATCATGTCTTTCCGATAAGCATGGGTGGACCAAATCTTCTTTGGAACATCGTATTGGCTGACCCTAATTGCAATATCCGCAAAGGAGGACGGTTGCCAAATTCAGAACATATAGAGAGACTCATCAATCTTCACGAAAAAGTCATTGAAAAGGGAGATTCCGCTAGCCAATTATTAATTGAGCAATTAGGTGAGACCCATTTAGACCGAAAGAATTATATTTTGAATTTTTATAACAAACTTCTTGATCAGTATGGCAGCACTAGTGAGCAACTCCAAATATTCTAG
- a CDS encoding DUF4935 domain-containing protein, translated as MKQIFRNYYRLSNDEFAELWKNCIFVLDTNILLNLYRFPSEARDDLIRALDRVRDRLWIPHQVALEYQENRLTVIAEQIKKFNDVKSLIQNIQKNLENELNNLQLRKRHAYINPDNLTTIVQQAFDEYLEDLDKFQKKQIDINRSYLKNGKLALKPELGASQWTLQMSNGKL; from the coding sequence ATGAAGCAGATATTTCGAAATTATTATCGACTTAGCAATGACGAATTTGCCGAGCTTTGGAAGAACTGCATTTTCGTTTTAGATACAAATATCTTGCTAAATCTCTATCGCTTTCCTTCAGAAGCACGTGATGATCTAATACGAGCCTTAGACCGAGTTAGAGACAGACTTTGGATACCTCATCAAGTAGCACTAGAATATCAAGAAAATCGTCTGACAGTTATTGCTGAGCAAATCAAGAAATTTAATGATGTCAAAAGTCTTATTCAAAACATACAAAAGAATCTTGAAAATGAATTAAATAATTTGCAACTTCGAAAACGGCATGCGTATATAAATCCTGATAACTTAACTACCATAGTGCAGCAAGCCTTTGATGAATACCTAGAGGACCTTGATAAGTTTCAGAAAAAACAGATCGACATTAATAGAAGTTATCTCAAAAATGGTAAACTGGCGCTCAAACCCGAGTTGGGAGCGAGCCAATGGACCTTACAGATGAGCAATGGGAAGTTGTAG
- the gcvPB gene encoding aminomethyl-transferring glycine dehydrogenase subunit GcvPB codes for MAAIIEPTIFELSSPGRRGVTMPASDVPTVDLPSKDLLRSELPLPELAEVDVVRHYMKLSSFNYSVDGGFYPLGSCTMKYNPKINEDTCRLPGFLFTHPLQPIETVQGNLALMYEMQDWLKEISGFAGVTLQPAAGAHGEFTGVLMMAAYHKSRGDTKRTRMLIPDAAHGTNPASVGMLGMSVVTIPSDSRGNVDLKALEAACDDTVVGMMLTNPNTLGMFDENIEKVIKLVQGCGGLMYGDGANLNALLGIVRPGDLGFDVMHFNLHKTFSVPHGGGGPGSGPVGVSQRLVDFLPSPLVGIIEEGDDETAPLYGFVNPKNSIGRMKAFHGHFGGGLVRSYTYILMHGPDGLKDIAQYAVLNANYLQARLRGTYHIPYDRICMHEFVMEGHFEGSDVRALDISKRLMDYDFHPPTNYFPLIVPEALMIEPTETENKDTLDRFANALIKIAEEAKSQPDLLHNAPSTTQFGRMDEVKAARELVLCCWLPENYSEG; via the coding sequence ATGGCTGCGATAATCGAACCCACCATTTTCGAACTCTCCTCCCCGGGGCGGCGCGGTGTGACCATGCCCGCCTCCGACGTGCCGACAGTTGATCTGCCTTCCAAAGATTTGCTTCGCTCCGAACTGCCCCTGCCCGAGCTCGCCGAAGTGGACGTGGTGCGGCACTACATGAAACTCTCCAGTTTCAACTACTCGGTGGACGGCGGGTTTTATCCGCTCGGCTCCTGCACAATGAAATACAACCCGAAGATCAACGAAGATACTTGCCGCCTGCCGGGATTTTTATTCACGCATCCGTTGCAGCCCATCGAGACCGTGCAGGGAAATCTTGCGTTGATGTACGAAATGCAGGACTGGCTCAAGGAGATCAGCGGCTTTGCCGGTGTGACCCTCCAGCCCGCCGCGGGCGCGCACGGCGAATTCACCGGCGTGTTGATGATGGCGGCATATCACAAATCGCGCGGCGACACGAAACGCACCAGGATGCTCATCCCCGATGCGGCGCATGGCACGAACCCGGCTTCGGTCGGCATGCTCGGCATGAGCGTCGTCACCATCCCATCCGATTCGCGCGGGAACGTGGACCTCAAAGCCCTCGAAGCCGCCTGCGACGATACCGTCGTCGGCATGATGCTCACCAACCCGAACACGCTCGGCATGTTCGATGAGAACATCGAGAAGGTCATCAAGTTGGTGCAGGGCTGCGGCGGCTTGATGTACGGCGACGGCGCAAACCTCAATGCCCTGCTTGGAATCGTCCGCCCGGGCGACCTGGGCTTCGATGTGATGCATTTCAACTTGCACAAGACCTTCTCCGTCCCGCACGGAGGCGGCGGACCGGGATCGGGTCCCGTCGGCGTCAGCCAGCGACTCGTGGACTTCCTGCCTTCGCCGCTGGTCGGCATCATCGAAGAAGGTGATGACGAAACCGCTCCGCTCTATGGCTTCGTCAACCCGAAGAACAGCATCGGGCGCATGAAAGCCTTCCACGGTCATTTTGGAGGCGGTCTTGTCCGCTCGTACACCTACATCCTCATGCACGGACCGGACGGTTTGAAGGATATCGCCCAATATGCCGTCCTCAATGCGAATTACCTGCAGGCGAGATTGCGCGGGACATATCACATCCCTTACGACCGCATTTGCATGCATGAGTTCGTAATGGAAGGGCATTTCGAAGGCTCGGACGTGCGCGCGCTGGATATCTCCAAACGCCTGATGGATTACGACTTCCACCCGCCGACGAACTACTTCCCGCTCATCGTCCCCGAAGCATTGATGATCGAGCCGACCGAGACCGAGAACAAGGACACGCTCGACCGGTTTGCCAATGCGCTGATCAAGATCGCGGAGGAAGCCAAATCCCAGCCGGATCTGCTCCACAATGCGCCAAGCACCACGCAGTTCGGCCGCATGGACGAGGTCAAAGCGGCAAGGGAGTTGGTGCTCTGCTGCTGGCTGCCTGAAAATTATAGTGAGGGGTGA
- the gcvPA gene encoding aminomethyl-transferring glycine dehydrogenase subunit GcvPA — protein sequence MTYIPISPQERDAMLKTVGVKTLDDLFEAIPAKHRFPKLDLPPALTEMEAAAHLADMASSNENVRQDLISFLGAGAYNHYVPSVVDHMLRRGEFYTAYTPYQPEISQGTLQAIFEYQSLMTNLTGMEVSNASHYDGATATAEAVNLAYAQYRGKRKKIVMSPSVNPQYRAVIRTYSQGMGLTEVGDDAGNHEDGPEALISLIDEATMLVVVQYPDFFGRIYDYKKLIDTAHEKGALVCVVANPTALIMLKTPGEMGADIVVGEAQPFGIPLWYGGPYLGFFTTKKSYVHKMAGRLVGETVDVRGNRSYVLTLTAREQHIKRERATSNICTNQGLLALGCSVYMSVLGRQGLQEVANLCYQKAHYAAAELSKIDGFGLCHPEPFFHEFVLCTPKPAGEVNQYLLDHGVLGGYDLGADYPDMKNHLLVAVTEMNSRDEIDTLVALLKEM from the coding sequence ATGACCTACATCCCCATTTCCCCGCAAGAACGGGATGCGATGTTGAAGACCGTCGGGGTGAAAACGCTCGATGATCTCTTCGAAGCGATCCCCGCCAAACACCGCTTCCCAAAACTCGACCTTCCCCCCGCGCTCACCGAAATGGAAGCCGCCGCGCACCTTGCGGACATGGCCTCCAGCAACGAGAACGTGCGGCAGGATTTGATCTCCTTCCTCGGCGCTGGCGCGTACAACCATTACGTCCCAAGCGTGGTCGACCACATGCTCAGGCGCGGCGAGTTCTACACCGCGTACACACCCTACCAGCCGGAAATTTCCCAGGGCACATTGCAAGCCATCTTCGAATACCAATCCCTGATGACCAACCTGACCGGCATGGAAGTATCGAACGCGTCGCACTACGATGGCGCAACGGCCACGGCAGAAGCGGTCAACCTTGCATATGCTCAATACCGCGGCAAACGCAAAAAGATCGTCATGTCGCCTTCGGTCAACCCGCAGTATCGCGCGGTCATCCGCACATATTCACAAGGCATGGGCTTGACCGAGGTCGGGGACGACGCCGGCAACCACGAGGACGGTCCCGAGGCGTTGATATCCCTTATCGATGAAGCGACCATGCTCGTCGTTGTGCAATACCCCGATTTCTTCGGGCGTATTTACGACTATAAGAAACTCATCGATACCGCGCATGAAAAGGGCGCGCTGGTCTGTGTGGTTGCGAATCCCACCGCGTTGATCATGCTCAAGACCCCCGGCGAAATGGGCGCGGATATCGTCGTGGGCGAGGCGCAGCCGTTCGGCATCCCGCTCTGGTACGGCGGACCCTACCTCGGTTTCTTCACCACGAAGAAATCATACGTCCACAAAATGGCTGGACGTCTCGTCGGCGAAACCGTGGATGTGCGCGGCAACCGTTCGTACGTGCTGACATTGACCGCGCGCGAACAACATATCAAGCGCGAACGCGCCACGTCGAATATCTGCACCAACCAGGGCTTGCTTGCGTTGGGTTGTTCGGTCTACATGTCCGTGCTTGGCAGGCAGGGTTTGCAGGAGGTCGCGAACCTTTGTTATCAAAAGGCGCATTATGCCGCCGCCGAACTCAGCAAGATCGACGGCTTCGGTCTATGCCATCCCGAACCGTTCTTCCACGAATTTGTGCTTTGCACGCCAAAGCCCGCGGGCGAGGTCAACCAATATCTGCTCGATCACGGCGTTCTTGGCGGTTACGACCTGGGCGCGGATTATCCCGACATGAAGAATCATCTCCTCGTGGCTGTCACCGAAATGAACAGCAGGGATGAGATCGATACGCTCGTCGCTTTGTTGAAGGAGATGTGA
- a CDS encoding glycine cleavage system protein H codes for MNAPSNLKYTKSDEWFDPASGAAGITDYAQNQLSDIVFVEILVDEGEEVTVGKAIASVESVKASAEIYAPAAGKVSAVNKGLSEKPETLNSDPYGAAWMIKIEGGAAGEVMDSAEYEKYCEGRTH; via the coding sequence ATGAACGCCCCTTCCAATCTCAAGTACACCAAATCTGATGAATGGTTCGACCCTGCCAGTGGTGCGGCGGGAATAACCGATTATGCCCAAAACCAGCTCTCCGATATCGTCTTCGTCGAAATCCTGGTGGATGAAGGCGAGGAAGTGACCGTCGGCAAAGCCATCGCCTCGGTCGAGTCGGTGAAGGCGTCGGCGGAAATTTACGCTCCCGCCGCTGGGAAAGTCTCGGCTGTCAACAAGGGACTTTCCGAGAAGCCCGAAACATTGAACTCCGATCCTTACGGCGCAGCCTGGATGATCAAGATCGAAGGCGGCGCGGCGGGCGAGGTGATGGACTCCGCCGAGTACGAAAAGTACTGCGAGGGAAGGACGCATTAA
- a CDS encoding rRNA pseudouridine synthase, with amino-acid sequence MQERLQKILAQAGYGSRRACEEFIITGRVSVNGKAAVLGQKADPAVDTITLDGKALAKREALVYIALYKPRNVLSAAEGQDDRKTVRDLIPVEGHLYPVGRLDFDSEGLILMTNDGELTNKLTHPRYGHEKEYRVLLARRPDSEQLAAWRRGVVLTDGDRTQPAFVNFLSTSGKGAWIRVVMGEGKKRQIREVGKLLGLPVVRIIRTRIGTLKLGDLKPREWRHLTGDEVNALMGKGVPAKERKPRPKPAVRRK; translated from the coding sequence ATGCAGGAACGATTACAAAAGATCCTCGCGCAAGCCGGGTACGGTTCCCGGCGTGCGTGCGAGGAGTTCATCATCACGGGGCGCGTCTCGGTCAATGGGAAAGCCGCCGTTCTTGGTCAGAAGGCCGATCCGGCAGTGGATACGATCACATTGGACGGCAAGGCTCTGGCGAAGCGCGAGGCGCTGGTTTACATCGCCTTGTACAAACCGCGCAATGTCCTTTCCGCGGCGGAAGGGCAGGATGACCGCAAGACCGTCCGGGATTTGATTCCCGTGGAAGGTCATCTCTACCCGGTGGGGCGGCTCGACTTCGACTCCGAGGGGTTGATCCTCATGACGAACGATGGAGAGTTGACCAACAAACTCACGCATCCGCGGTATGGGCACGAGAAGGAATATCGCGTGCTGCTGGCGCGCCGCCCGGATAGTGAACAACTTGCGGCGTGGCGAAGGGGCGTTGTTCTAACCGATGGCGACAGGACGCAGCCCGCTTTCGTCAATTTTCTTTCGACGAGCGGAAAAGGCGCGTGGATCCGGGTGGTGATGGGCGAAGGGAAGAAGCGGCAGATCCGCGAGGTGGGGAAGTTGCTTGGCTTGCCCGTCGTGCGCATCATTCGTACAAGGATTGGGACGCTCAAACTGGGCGACCTAAAGCCGCGCGAGTGGAGGCATCTGACCGGGGATGAGGTGAATGCATTGATGGGGAAGGGCGTTCCGGCGAAGGAAAGGAAACCGCGCCCAAAACCAGCGGTACGACGAAAGTAA
- a CDS encoding patatin-like phospholipase family protein codes for MAKVEAPVSREGIGLCLSGGGFRATLFHVGALWRLNELGYLKKLDRISSVSGGSITAGWLGKCWGELRFDKKGVSQNFIDVFVAPLREFAARKLDLWLVLTGLLNPFSSIGESLVESYRKYLFGGMTLQDLPDAPEFVITASNAQTGALFRFSRKAAADYKIGEIKNPKIELAIAVAASSAFPPFFSPVMLNLGDKAFSPNKSLPLQKPPYTTRVFLMDGGVYDNLGLEPVIKKYDTVLISDAGGAFELEPRPKHFWGFQAYRALMIMDNQVRSLRKRDIIDSFKSRTAMLDYMRKHKLSKDETLLKRVSRRETYWGTFTNIADYDLKTALPCPHASTLKLARLPTRLWQFPNETQERLKNWGYAVCDAAMRKHIDPRLPNNAEFPYKGGVG; via the coding sequence ATGGCAAAGGTCGAGGCACCGGTTTCGAGAGAAGGGATTGGGCTGTGCCTTTCTGGCGGGGGATTTCGCGCCACCTTGTTCCATGTCGGTGCGTTATGGCGCTTGAATGAACTGGGCTATTTAAAGAAGCTTGACCGCATTTCCAGCGTTTCGGGCGGGTCGATCACCGCAGGCTGGCTTGGAAAGTGCTGGGGGGAACTTCGTTTTGATAAAAAAGGTGTTTCTCAGAATTTTATCGATGTCTTTGTCGCTCCGTTGAGAGAGTTTGCGGCGCGAAAGCTCGATCTCTGGCTGGTACTAACGGGGCTTCTCAACCCATTTAGCTCGATCGGCGAAAGCCTCGTCGAATCGTACCGAAAATATCTTTTTGGCGGGATGACACTCCAGGACCTGCCCGATGCGCCTGAATTCGTCATCACCGCCTCCAACGCCCAGACCGGTGCGCTATTCCGATTTTCCAGGAAAGCGGCGGCAGACTACAAGATCGGTGAGATTAAGAATCCAAAAATCGAATTGGCGATTGCGGTCGCCGCCTCGTCGGCGTTCCCGCCATTTTTTTCTCCGGTCATGTTGAATCTCGGGGACAAGGCATTCTCGCCGAATAAAAGTTTACCGCTTCAAAAACCGCCATATACGACGAGGGTTTTCCTTATGGACGGCGGGGTTTACGATAATCTCGGATTGGAGCCGGTCATCAAGAAATATGACACGGTTTTGATCAGCGATGCGGGAGGCGCCTTCGAACTCGAGCCCCGCCCGAAACACTTTTGGGGTTTCCAAGCCTACCGGGCTTTGATGATCATGGATAATCAGGTGCGCAGCCTTCGAAAGCGGGACATCATCGATTCTTTCAAATCGCGGACCGCCATGCTCGATTACATGCGCAAACACAAGCTTTCGAAAGACGAGACGCTCCTGAAGCGCGTCTCCCGCAGGGAAACGTATTGGGGCACTTTTACCAATATTGCGGATTACGATCTCAAGACCGCCCTTCCCTGTCCGCATGCGAGTACGCTGAAACTGGCAAGGCTCCCCACCCGATTGTGGCAGTTTCCAAACGAAACCCAGGAACGCTTGAAAAATTGGGGGTATGCCGTTTGCGATGCCGCCATGCGTAAGCATATCGATCCCAGGCTGCCCAATAACGCAGAATTCCCCTACAAAGGTGGGGTCGGGTGA
- the scpB gene encoding SMC-Scp complex subunit ScpB produces the protein MGESQSISNDELSLAARIEAMLFVSAEPVPVQQLSQALDVTVSVVERGLKELEDSLRSRGLRLQRHAGRVQLTTAPELAGLVETFLGLEAITHLSRAALETLAIIAYQQPVTRPQVDSIRGVNSDAMLKSLLSKGLILESGRTDGPGRPILYSTTPEFLQHFGLNSLTELPPLSAPKEADTEEADLLKG, from the coding sequence ATGGGCGAATCGCAATCAATCTCCAACGATGAGTTGAGCCTGGCGGCAAGGATCGAGGCGATGCTGTTCGTCTCTGCCGAGCCTGTGCCTGTTCAACAGCTATCGCAGGCGCTCGATGTCACAGTGTCGGTGGTGGAACGCGGTTTGAAGGAATTGGAAGATTCGCTTCGATCGCGCGGATTGCGGCTTCAACGGCACGCCGGGCGCGTGCAATTGACCACGGCTCCCGAACTGGCGGGGCTGGTGGAAACGTTCTTGGGTCTGGAAGCGATCACACACCTCAGCCGGGCGGCGTTGGAAACGCTCGCCATCATCGCCTACCAACAGCCGGTGACGCGCCCGCAGGTGGATTCGATTCGCGGCGTGAACAGCGATGCCATGCTCAAAAGCCTGTTGAGCAAAGGGTTGATCCTCGAATCGGGCAGAACGGATGGACCGGGCCGCCCGATCCTGTATTCGACCACGCCGGAATTTCTACAGCACTTCGGATTGAACTCGCTGACCGAACTGCCGCCTCTTTCCGCGCCCAAAGAGGCGGACACCGAAGAAGCCGACCTGTTGAAGGGATGA